A region from the bacterium genome encodes:
- a CDS encoding 8-amino-7-oxononanoate synthase: MRDSQPPSTKTATAPSRSPSSRVTDALADYTRDPFHGFFEGRNGDRLIEPGSLLDTPNVRRWFDTFRAGLPQSLYTYQLPLERRSGPESAVLGSPLVMFSSYSYLGLIGHPRLEAAVREAVARYGTSTGGVRLLTGTLALHLELEQELARFLGQEAAATFGSGYDANIAAITSLFGPGDVAILDQYAHQSIHDGVRMAGCEVRRFKHNDMDDLERRLRQARNRGATRILIAVDAVFSMDGDQAPLADLLELKRRYGAFLLVDEAHSIGAIGATGRGICEEQGIEPSEIDIVTGSLSKAIPSSGGFVAGSQALKIYLQHGSAPYMFSAAMTPANAAAVLEALRIIQEEPEHLERLRENTQRLKEGLTRLGFDIGASTTPIVPLILGDEWRAYRWARQLIDEGIFVSAVTYPAVSPGQARLRLCATAAHRPEHFEKLFDALAECARREECEQTVGQAGARRNG, from the coding sequence GTGCGGGACTCTCAGCCGCCCTCGACAAAGACGGCCACCGCTCCATCAAGGTCGCCTTCAAGCCGGGTGACTGACGCGCTCGCCGACTACACCCGCGATCCGTTCCACGGCTTTTTCGAGGGCCGCAACGGCGACCGGCTCATCGAGCCGGGATCGCTGCTCGACACGCCGAACGTCCGGCGCTGGTTCGACACGTTCCGCGCGGGGCTGCCCCAGTCGCTCTACACCTACCAGCTCCCGCTCGAGCGCCGCTCCGGGCCGGAGTCCGCCGTGCTCGGATCGCCGCTCGTCATGTTCTCGTCGTACAGCTATCTCGGCCTCATCGGCCATCCCCGGCTCGAGGCCGCCGTGCGCGAGGCCGTCGCACGCTACGGCACGTCCACCGGCGGCGTACGCCTGCTGACGGGTACGCTCGCGCTGCACCTCGAGCTGGAGCAGGAGCTCGCACGTTTCCTCGGCCAAGAGGCCGCCGCCACGTTCGGCTCCGGCTACGACGCGAACATCGCCGCCATCACCTCGCTCTTCGGCCCCGGCGACGTCGCCATCCTCGACCAGTACGCGCACCAGAGCATCCACGACGGCGTGCGCATGGCCGGCTGCGAGGTGCGTCGCTTCAAGCACAACGACATGGACGACCTCGAGCGGCGGCTCCGCCAGGCGCGCAACCGTGGCGCCACGCGGATCCTCATCGCCGTGGACGCCGTCTTCAGCATGGACGGCGATCAGGCGCCGCTCGCGGATCTGCTCGAACTCAAGCGCCGCTACGGGGCGTTCCTGCTCGTGGACGAGGCCCACTCCATCGGCGCCATCGGCGCGACGGGACGCGGCATCTGCGAGGAGCAAGGCATCGAGCCCTCGGAGATCGACATCGTCACCGGCTCACTGTCCAAGGCCATCCCGTCCTCGGGCGGCTTCGTGGCCGGGTCCCAGGCGCTCAAGATCTACCTCCAGCACGGCTCGGCGCCCTACATGTTCTCCGCCGCGATGACGCCGGCCAACGCTGCCGCCGTGCTCGAGGCGCTGCGCATCATCCAAGAGGAGCCGGAGCACCTGGAACGGCTGCGCGAAAACACGCAGCGCCTCAAGGAAGGGCTCACCCGTCTCGGCTTCGACATCGGCGCGTCCACGACGCCCATCGTCCCGCTCATCCTGGGCGACGAGTGGCGGGCGTACCGCTGGGCGCGGCAGCTCATCGACGAAGGCATCTTCGTTTCCGCCGTGACGTACCCCGCCGTCTCGCCCGGGCAGGCGCGGCTCCGCCTGTGCGCCACCGCGGCGCACCGGCCCGAGCACTTCGAGAAGCTGTTCGACGCGCTGGCGGAGTGCGCACGGCGGGAGGAATGCGAACAGACGGTCGGACAGGCGGGGGCGCGCCGGAACGGGTGA
- a CDS encoding alcohol dehydrogenase has product MSGPPVHRSFFADPFLALDPAPLPGTRGAFPGTSRTGGERALRAIRFHYRPARYLWTRWVAKRRPALALGPLGCISLDDVEPPALPGPDWVRVETTLSGICGSDLAAVTAHDSFTLEPFGAYPFTFGHENVGRIVETGPEAARAGWSVGERVVVNPMLACAQRGLEPPCAACARGEYGLCRRTTDGITGNGPMIGYCPAVGGGWSRWFVAHVSQLHRPGDLPDEVAVLTDPFASALRGVLLHPPARAGETPDGGEDDVVLVIGAGSIGALTVKALRLTGWTGTIAVLGRYRFQLELAERAGADLVFGSRKEAYDWAASLPGARAFKPTLAPRFVEGGPSLVYDTVGSAGSISDALALTREGGRIVLVGAAARLSADWTRVWYRQLSVAGVFAYGLVPYDGRRRDIYDVSLELMQRDGFAELGMLTHVFDLEDYRAGLSAALDKDGHRSIKVAFKPGD; this is encoded by the coding sequence TTGTCCGGGCCCCCCGTTCATCGTAGCTTCTTTGCCGACCCTTTCCTCGCTCTCGACCCGGCGCCGCTGCCTGGAACGCGCGGCGCGTTTCCCGGAACGTCTCGGACAGGGGGAGAACGCGCGTTGCGCGCGATCCGGTTCCATTATCGTCCTGCTCGCTATCTGTGGACGCGCTGGGTTGCCAAGCGGCGGCCGGCCCTGGCGCTCGGTCCGCTGGGCTGCATCTCGCTGGATGACGTGGAGCCCCCGGCACTGCCCGGCCCCGACTGGGTCCGGGTCGAGACCACGCTCAGCGGGATCTGTGGCAGCGACCTCGCCGCGGTCACGGCGCACGACTCGTTCACGCTCGAGCCCTTCGGCGCCTACCCGTTCACGTTCGGCCACGAGAACGTGGGCCGGATCGTGGAGACGGGCCCCGAGGCCGCCAGAGCGGGCTGGAGCGTGGGCGAGCGCGTCGTCGTCAACCCCATGCTCGCCTGCGCGCAGCGCGGGCTCGAGCCGCCCTGCGCGGCGTGCGCCCGCGGCGAGTACGGGCTCTGCCGCCGCACCACCGACGGGATCACGGGCAACGGCCCGATGATCGGCTACTGCCCGGCCGTCGGCGGCGGGTGGTCTCGCTGGTTCGTTGCCCACGTGAGCCAGCTCCACCGCCCGGGCGACCTCCCGGACGAGGTCGCCGTCCTGACCGACCCGTTCGCTTCGGCGCTGCGCGGCGTGCTCCTGCACCCGCCCGCGCGCGCCGGAGAGACGCCGGACGGCGGAGAGGATGACGTCGTCCTCGTCATCGGCGCGGGCAGCATCGGCGCCCTGACCGTCAAGGCCCTGCGCCTGACCGGCTGGACCGGGACCATCGCCGTGCTGGGCCGCTACCGCTTCCAGCTCGAGCTGGCCGAGCGTGCAGGCGCCGACCTGGTCTTCGGCAGCCGCAAGGAGGCCTACGACTGGGCCGCCTCACTGCCCGGCGCCCGCGCCTTCAAGCCGACACTGGCGCCCCGCTTCGTCGAGGGCGGCCCCTCGCTGGTCTACGACACCGTCGGCTCGGCCGGCTCGATCAGCGACGCCCTCGCCCTCACCCGCGAGGGCGGCCGCATCGTCCTGGTCGGCGCCGCGGCGCGCCTCTCCGCAGACTGGACCCGCGTCTGGTACCGCCAGCTCTCGGTCGCCGGCGTCTTCGCCTACGGGCTCGTCCCCTACGACGGCCGCCGTCGCGACATTTACGATGTCTCGCTGGAGCTCATGCAGCGGGACGGCTTTGCCGAACTCGGAATGCTGACTCACGTCTTCGATCTGGAGGACTACCGTGCGGGACTCTCAGCCGCCCTCGACAAAGACGGCCACCGCTCCATCAAGGTCGCCTTCAAGCCGGGTGACTGA
- a CDS encoding nicotinamide N-methylase has translation MASGTSSRSTPRPRDGAPTVRPAPGPGVSPPPPGDAEFAALLDREAPLGPAPLCPEIRVFQGRGLIAVWEAAERLAGCPLPAPFWAYPWPGGAALARVLLDTPERVRGRRVLDIGTGGGLAALAAARAGAAEVVANDMDPWALATARLAAARQGLRLTTLEADLTRPGADAGLETFDVVLCADLHYERRSAPLLHALLERARRAGADVLVADAGRAYFDPTGLTLLAEYEVAVPHDVEGVDTRRARVYALP, from the coding sequence ATGGCATCTGGTACGTCGTCCAGGTCTACGCCACGCCCACGTGATGGGGCGCCCACGGTGAGGCCCGCGCCGGGGCCGGGCGTGTCACCGCCCCCGCCGGGGGACGCGGAGTTCGCGGCGCTGCTGGACCGGGAGGCACCGTTGGGCCCGGCGCCGCTGTGCCCGGAGATCCGGGTCTTCCAGGGGCGCGGGCTGATCGCGGTCTGGGAGGCGGCCGAGCGGCTGGCCGGCTGCCCGCTGCCCGCGCCGTTCTGGGCGTACCCGTGGCCGGGCGGCGCGGCGCTCGCCCGCGTGTTGCTGGATACGCCGGAGCGTGTGCGCGGCCGCCGCGTCCTGGACATCGGCACGGGCGGCGGGCTGGCCGCGCTGGCGGCTGCCCGCGCGGGCGCGGCCGAAGTCGTCGCCAACGACATGGACCCCTGGGCCCTCGCCACGGCGCGGCTCGCCGCGGCGCGGCAGGGGCTCCGGCTCACCACCCTGGAGGCCGACCTGACCCGACCCGGCGCCGACGCCGGGCTCGAGACCTTCGACGTCGTGCTCTGCGCCGACCTCCACTACGAGCGCCGCAGCGCGCCGCTGCTGCACGCGCTGCTGGAGCGGGCGCGCCGGGCCGGCGCCGACGTACTCGTTGCGGACGCCGGCCGCGCGTACTTCGACCCCACCGGCCTCACGCTCCTGGCGGAGTACGAAGTCGCCGTGCCCCACGACGTGGAGGGCGTGGACACCCGGCGGGCTCGAGTGTACGCGCTGCCGTGA
- a CDS encoding pyridoxal-5'-phosphate-dependent protein beta subunit, whose translation MVSLQDIERAAAVIAGRVHRTPLLSSRSLSERTGVRVSIKAECLQRTGSFKVRGVFNRLHRLTPEERARGLITISAGNHAQALAYGAGREGIACTVVMPAHASRSKVEASRAYGADVVLHGSVFEAFEKCEELRRERGLTLVHPFDDPDLIAGQGTIGLEILEDAPDADVVIVPVGGGGLISGIATAVKALRPTVRVIGVEPEGAPTMMLALREGEPRRLEHIDTAADGLAAPIVGPNTLEHVRTFVDDVVLVTDAEILAALAFLLERAKLLVEPAGAAAAAALLAGKVQAPENGHVVIVASGGNVDLPRLKQLIA comes from the coding sequence CTGGTCTCGCTGCAGGACATCGAACGGGCCGCCGCGGTCATCGCGGGCCGCGTGCATCGCACGCCGCTGCTCAGCTCGCGTTCGCTCTCCGAGCGCACGGGCGTGCGCGTGTCCATCAAGGCCGAGTGCCTCCAGCGAACCGGCTCGTTCAAGGTCCGCGGCGTCTTCAACCGCCTGCACCGCCTCACCCCCGAGGAGCGCGCCCGCGGCCTCATCACCATCTCCGCGGGCAACCACGCGCAGGCGCTCGCCTACGGCGCGGGCCGCGAGGGCATCGCGTGCACCGTCGTGATGCCGGCACACGCCTCGCGCTCGAAGGTGGAGGCGAGCCGCGCGTACGGCGCCGACGTCGTCCTCCACGGCTCCGTCTTCGAGGCGTTCGAGAAGTGCGAGGAGCTACGCCGCGAGCGCGGCCTCACGCTCGTGCACCCGTTCGACGACCCGGACCTCATCGCGGGCCAGGGCACGATCGGCCTCGAGATCCTCGAAGACGCGCCCGACGCCGACGTCGTCATCGTGCCCGTCGGGGGCGGCGGGCTCATCTCCGGCATCGCGACCGCCGTCAAGGCGCTCCGCCCCACGGTGCGCGTGATCGGCGTCGAGCCCGAGGGCGCGCCGACCATGATGCTCGCGCTGCGCGAGGGTGAGCCCAGGCGCCTCGAGCACATCGACACCGCCGCCGATGGTCTCGCCGCGCCCATCGTCGGGCCGAACACGCTGGAGCACGTGCGCACGTTCGTGGACGACGTCGTCCTCGTCACGGACGCGGAGATCCTCGCCGCCCTCGCGTTCCTCCTGGAGCGCGCGAAGCTGCTGGTCGAGCCCGCCGGCGCCGCCGCCGCTGCCGCGCTCCTCGCCGGCAAGGTCCAGGCGCCCGAGAACGGGCACGTCGTCATCGTCGCCAGCGGGGGAAACGTGGACCTGCCCCGCCTCAAGCAGCTCATCGCCTGA
- a CDS encoding cell division protein FtsH, producing the protein MEREPGRGEVERRRGRERRRGRDRRAGGSLGNRARFSLLYFVIAFLLLIGLNYLLGQQSSAEIPYSELKARIAAGQVREVALGPHTIRAVVADSVRRPGMPQVWTAVRVPEDEQLIPLLESRGVPYEGVPEGWLGRTVGWLLPLGLLILFWVWMLRRINPVQGVMTVGKTRARIVGEEGTGVTFKDVAGAEEAKQELVEVVEFLRTPEKFARLGAKIPKGVLLVGPPGTGKTLLARAVAGEAGVTFFSISGSEFVEMFVGVGAARVRDLFEQAKANAPCIVFIDELDALGKARGVGGIVGGHDEREQTLNQLLVEMDGFDPRTGVIIMAATNRPEILDPALLRPGRFDRQVMVDRPDMRGREAILRVHARSIRLAPEVDLTEVARRTPGFVGADLANLLNEAALLAARRDKQAVGMEEIDAAIDRVVAGLEKKTRLISPKEREVVAYHEAGHAIVAERVPTADPVHKISIIPRGVAALGYTQQVPTDDRYLLQRGELLDRLCVLLGGRAAEELAFGEISSGSSNDLERATDIARRMVTELGMSDTLGPVTFHRPRGPLALDHRELLEGPRIYSEATAEVMDEEVRRLLVEAHDRARAILERERRVLDELARRLLEKEVVDRAELRELMGTAAGQPDGRPEVGHIPPQAAD; encoded by the coding sequence ATGGAGCGGGAACCGGGAAGGGGTGAGGTGGAGCGGCGCCGGGGTCGGGAACGCCGTCGTGGCCGGGATCGGAGGGCCGGTGGCTCGCTGGGCAACCGCGCGCGGTTCTCGCTCCTCTACTTCGTCATCGCGTTCCTGCTGCTCATCGGGCTGAACTACCTGCTGGGTCAGCAGAGTTCGGCCGAGATCCCCTACAGCGAGCTGAAGGCGCGGATCGCGGCGGGGCAGGTGAGGGAGGTGGCGCTCGGCCCGCACACGATCCGGGCGGTGGTGGCGGACAGCGTGCGGCGGCCCGGAATGCCGCAGGTGTGGACGGCGGTGCGCGTGCCGGAGGACGAGCAGCTCATCCCGCTGCTCGAGTCGCGCGGCGTACCGTACGAGGGTGTGCCGGAAGGCTGGCTGGGCCGGACCGTGGGCTGGCTGCTGCCGCTGGGGCTCCTGATCCTGTTCTGGGTCTGGATGCTGCGGCGCATCAACCCGGTGCAGGGCGTGATGACGGTGGGGAAGACCCGCGCGCGGATCGTGGGCGAGGAGGGAACGGGCGTCACGTTCAAGGACGTGGCGGGTGCGGAGGAGGCGAAGCAGGAGCTGGTCGAGGTCGTCGAGTTCCTGCGCACGCCGGAGAAGTTCGCGCGGCTCGGCGCCAAGATCCCGAAGGGCGTGCTGCTGGTGGGCCCGCCGGGCACGGGCAAGACGCTGCTGGCGCGGGCGGTGGCGGGCGAGGCGGGCGTGACGTTCTTCTCGATCAGTGGGTCGGAGTTCGTCGAGATGTTCGTGGGTGTCGGCGCGGCGCGGGTGCGGGACTTGTTCGAGCAGGCCAAAGCCAACGCGCCGTGCATCGTGTTCATCGACGAACTGGACGCGCTGGGCAAGGCGCGGGGCGTGGGCGGCATCGTGGGCGGCCACGATGAGCGGGAGCAGACGCTGAACCAGCTCCTCGTGGAGATGGACGGCTTCGACCCGCGCACGGGCGTGATCATCATGGCGGCGACCAACCGGCCGGAGATCCTGGACCCGGCGCTGCTCCGACCAGGGCGGTTCGACCGGCAGGTGATGGTGGACCGGCCGGACATGCGCGGCCGCGAGGCGATCCTCCGGGTGCACGCGCGCTCGATCCGGCTCGCGCCGGAGGTGGACCTGACGGAGGTCGCCCGGCGCACGCCCGGGTTCGTGGGGGCGGACCTGGCGAACCTGCTGAACGAGGCGGCGTTGCTCGCGGCGCGGCGGGACAAGCAGGCCGTGGGGATGGAGGAGATCGACGCGGCCATCGATCGCGTCGTCGCGGGCCTCGAGAAGAAGACGCGGCTGATCAGCCCGAAGGAGCGCGAGGTCGTCGCCTACCACGAGGCGGGTCACGCGATCGTGGCGGAGCGCGTGCCCACGGCGGACCCGGTGCACAAGATCTCGATCATTCCGCGCGGCGTCGCCGCCCTGGGATACACGCAGCAGGTCCCGACCGACGACCGTTACCTGCTCCAGCGGGGCGAACTGCTGGACCGCCTGTGCGTGCTGCTGGGCGGCCGGGCGGCGGAGGAGCTGGCGTTCGGCGAGATCTCGAGCGGCTCGAGCAACGACCTCGAGCGGGCGACGGACATCGCGCGGCGCATGGTCACCGAGCTCGGCATGTCGGACACGCTGGGCCCGGTGACGTTCCACCGGCCACGCGGGCCGCTGGCGCTGGATCACCGCGAGCTGCTGGAGGGCCCGCGCATCTACAGCGAGGCGACGGCCGAGGTCATGGACGAGGAGGTGCGCCGCCTGCTGGTCGAGGCCCACGACCGCGCGCGGGCGATCCTGGAACGCGAGCGCCGCGTACTCGACGAGCTGGCGCGCCGCCTGCTCGAAAAGGAAGTGGTGGACCGCGCTGAACTGCGCGAGCTCATGGGCACGGCAGCCGGGCAGCCGGACGGGCGGCCGGAGGTCGGGCACATTCCGCCGCAGGCCGCGGACTGA
- a CDS encoding exopolyphosphatase-like protein, translating to MADAGARSSWSGAAPRGVAEAAPHFGDDERAHAFAQFLERHRGETHVATLQDYPDPDAISCALAYRLMAGRYDIDVDILYEGRVSHQENLALVQALEIEMTRFSDTLPLDRYDGAVFLDNQGTTTRLTERLERARVPALAVIDHHAPQGVLRPQFADIRPVGAAATIMTDYLRSGAVMSLEPENDMHVRLATALMHGLRSETNGFIRAGPDELLAAAYLTQYVDTRLLETILRVQRSHGTMEVIRVALTDRLLRGGFSLAGVGYLRAADRDAIPQATDFLLTEENVHTAIVYGILLGEGDREVVAGSMRTEKLTLDVDQFLKTALGTDARGRAYGGGRNRAGGFEIPIGFLEGTLDPDQMALKWDAFNRQIRTKLLRAAGLEPGEPETT from the coding sequence ATGGCGGACGCGGGAGCACGGAGCAGCTGGTCGGGCGCGGCGCCGCGGGGCGTCGCGGAGGCCGCGCCGCACTTCGGCGACGACGAGCGCGCGCATGCGTTCGCGCAGTTCCTCGAGCGCCACCGCGGGGAGACGCACGTCGCGACGCTCCAGGACTACCCCGACCCGGACGCGATCTCCTGCGCCCTCGCCTACCGACTCATGGCCGGGCGCTACGACATCGATGTCGACATCCTGTACGAAGGCCGCGTGAGCCACCAGGAGAACTTGGCCCTCGTGCAGGCGCTCGAGATCGAGATGACCCGCTTCAGCGACACCCTGCCGCTCGACCGCTACGACGGCGCCGTGTTCCTGGACAACCAGGGCACCACCACCCGCCTGACGGAGCGGCTGGAGCGCGCCAGGGTGCCGGCTCTCGCCGTCATTGACCACCACGCGCCACAGGGCGTGCTGCGCCCGCAGTTCGCGGACATCCGGCCCGTGGGTGCGGCCGCGACGATCATGACCGATTACTTGCGCAGCGGCGCGGTGATGTCGCTCGAGCCGGAGAACGACATGCACGTCCGGCTCGCCACCGCGCTCATGCATGGGCTGCGCAGCGAGACCAACGGCTTCATCCGCGCCGGGCCGGATGAACTCCTCGCCGCCGCGTACCTGACCCAGTACGTGGACACGCGTCTGCTGGAAACGATCCTGCGCGTGCAGCGCTCCCACGGCACCATGGAGGTGATCCGCGTCGCGCTGACGGACCGGCTGCTGCGTGGCGGCTTCTCCCTCGCCGGCGTCGGCTACCTGCGGGCCGCCGACCGGGACGCGATCCCCCAGGCGACGGACTTCCTCCTCACCGAGGAGAACGTGCACACCGCGATCGTCTACGGCATCCTGCTGGGCGAGGGGGACCGGGAAGTGGTGGCGGGGAGCATGCGCACCGAGAAGTTGACGCTCGACGTGGACCAGTTCCTCAAGACGGCGCTCGGCACGGACGCCCGCGGCCGCGCCTACGGCGGCGGGCGGAACCGTGCGGGCGGCTTCGAGATCCCCATCGGCTTCCTGGAGGGCACGCTCGACCCGGACCAGATGGCGCTGAAGTGGGATGCGTTCAACCGGCAGATCCGGACGAAGCTGCTGCGCGCCGCAGGGCTGGAGCCGGGCGAGCCGGAAACGACCTGA
- a CDS encoding DUF2203 domain-containing protein, whose protein sequence is MDEPNRYFTVEEANRTLPLVRRIVEDIVALYPTFQEQLRRFQELAARPHGPTEEQQLEELRVEIDRSAQQINGYIQELRQVGCLFKGFDEGLVDFYSYYQGRPIFLCWKLGEERIMHWHELDAGFAGRRPLTPEMLAGNGAG, encoded by the coding sequence ATGGACGAGCCGAACCGATACTTCACCGTCGAGGAGGCGAACCGGACACTGCCGCTGGTGCGCCGCATCGTGGAGGACATCGTCGCACTGTATCCCACGTTCCAGGAACAGCTCCGCAGGTTCCAGGAGCTCGCCGCCCGGCCGCACGGGCCGACGGAGGAGCAGCAGCTCGAGGAGCTGCGCGTCGAGATCGACCGCAGCGCCCAGCAGATCAACGGATACATCCAGGAGCTCCGGCAGGTGGGCTGCCTGTTCAAGGGGTTCGACGAGGGCCTCGTCGACTTCTACAGCTACTACCAGGGCCGGCCGATCTTCCTCTGCTGGAAGCTGGGTGAAGAGCGCATCATGCACTGGCACGAGCTGGATGCCGGCTTCGCCGGCCGGCGGCCGCTCACGCCCGAGATGCTGGCCGGCAACGGAGCCGGCTGA
- a CDS encoding HIT family protein has protein sequence MVMVDESCVFCRIIGGEETVSIVHEDDRAIAFMDIQPVSPGHTLVVSRDHYPTLFEMPDDLAAHCLQVAKRIAPGIRRATGADAINVFSANGRAGGQDVLHFHIHLIPVREGEEFALQLPPADAPIPSRSELDVMAARISRAIQDGSSGNGP, from the coding sequence ATGGTTATGGTGGACGAGAGCTGCGTCTTCTGCCGGATCATCGGCGGCGAGGAGACCGTGAGCATCGTGCACGAGGACGACCGCGCGATCGCGTTCATGGACATCCAGCCGGTGAGCCCGGGCCACACCCTCGTGGTCTCTCGCGACCACTACCCGACGCTGTTCGAGATGCCGGACGACCTCGCCGCCCACTGTCTCCAGGTCGCAAAGCGCATCGCGCCCGGGATCCGCCGCGCCACCGGCGCCGACGCCATCAACGTCTTCAGCGCCAACGGCCGCGCCGGGGGGCAGGACGTCCTCCACTTCCACATCCATCTCATCCCCGTCCGGGAAGGCGAGGAGTTCGCGCTCCAGCTCCCGCCGGCGGATGCGCCGATCCCCTCACGCTCCGAGCTGGACGTCATGGCCGCGCGCATCAGCCGCGCGATCCAGGACGGCAGCTCCGGGAACGGCCCGTAG
- a CDS encoding pyruvate dehydrogenase — translation MAVVAVAPGPPWALRPSGESRPSTPWRPRSRESSFRSMRRYPPYDPPEYVAWKPDPALVAEYRDRVRADAERRAVIERLDEDALLALYAGMVRNRLHDITLKRWVRQGVISKAWLGTGEEAATIGAVHALDRTRDVVAPMIRNAGACHEMGMPVEDMLRGYLGTADGPNGGRDLHIGDLSRGVLQPISHVGEMVPVMAGVALAFRKRGERRVALTWVGDGSTKTGAFHEGINFAAVQRVPAIFIIQNNQVALGTRLDQHQVGGFEAWPQMYGVVGAFADGNNVLDVYAATRLAADRARAGGGPTLLVVETFRMGGHATHDEAEARATFDPALFEYWGRRDPIGLYEEYLVGEGIPRERLEAIEAEVTAEVERAAERALASRETAPPAPESAEYEGVSAGVRQPGLAWRLGSRPGRR, via the coding sequence ATGGCCGTCGTCGCCGTGGCGCCCGGGCCCCCGTGGGCGCTCAGGCCGTCCGGCGAGTCCCGGCCATCGACGCCCTGGCGCCCGCGCTCTCGCGAGTCTAGCTTTCGCTCCATGCGCAGGTATCCGCCGTACGATCCGCCGGAATACGTCGCGTGGAAACCGGATCCCGCCCTGGTCGCCGAGTACCGCGACCGCGTGCGTGCGGACGCCGAGCGCCGCGCGGTCATCGAACGCCTCGACGAAGACGCCCTGCTCGCGCTGTACGCGGGCATGGTGCGCAACCGCCTGCACGACATCACGTTGAAGCGTTGGGTGCGGCAGGGCGTGATCTCGAAGGCGTGGCTGGGTACCGGCGAGGAAGCGGCGACCATCGGCGCGGTCCATGCGCTGGACCGGACGCGCGACGTCGTCGCTCCGATGATCCGCAACGCGGGCGCGTGCCACGAGATGGGGATGCCGGTCGAGGACATGCTGCGCGGCTACCTCGGCACGGCGGATGGCCCCAACGGCGGGCGCGACCTCCACATCGGCGATCTGAGCCGCGGGGTGCTGCAGCCCATCTCGCACGTCGGCGAGATGGTGCCGGTGATGGCCGGCGTCGCGCTCGCGTTCCGGAAGCGCGGCGAGCGGCGCGTCGCGCTGACCTGGGTCGGCGACGGATCCACCAAGACCGGCGCGTTCCACGAGGGGATCAACTTCGCCGCGGTGCAGCGCGTGCCCGCCATCTTCATCATCCAGAACAACCAGGTGGCGCTCGGCACACGGCTCGACCAGCACCAGGTCGGCGGCTTCGAGGCGTGGCCGCAGATGTACGGCGTCGTGGGCGCGTTCGCGGACGGCAACAACGTGCTCGACGTCTACGCGGCGACCCGCCTCGCCGCGGACCGCGCGCGCGCCGGCGGCGGACCGACGCTGCTCGTCGTCGAGACGTTCCGCATGGGCGGCCACGCCACGCACGACGAAGCGGAGGCGCGCGCCACGTTCGACCCCGCGCTGTTCGAGTACTGGGGCCGCCGCGACCCGATCGGGCTGTACGAGGAGTACCTGGTGGGCGAGGGCATCCCGCGCGAGCGGCTCGAAGCCATCGAGGCCGAGGTGACCGCCGAGGTCGAGCGCGCCGCCGAGCGTGCGCTCGCATCCCGCGAGACCGCCCCCCCCGCCCCCGAGAGCGCTGAGTACGAGGGCGTGAGCGCCGGCGTCCGCCAGCCGGGTCTCGCCTGGCGCCTCGGGTCACGACCCGGCCGCCGGTAA
- a CDS encoding CoA pyrophosphatase gives MVVDDPRLALLRGALERRPAARVPRTPHTIEAAVALVLRPRESLELLLIKRAEHESDPWSGHIALPGGRRHPEDEDLLATAMRETAEETAVPLARIGRLLGALDEVEPTNPRLPPIIIAPFVLGVAPDTTAVPDPREVEAALWVPLDALRDPGAVSEILIELESGERRAFPSLRYGEHVIWGLTHRILTHFMRIAEECGL, from the coding sequence ATGGTAGTCGACGACCCCCGTCTGGCGCTGCTCCGCGGCGCGCTGGAGCGACGCCCCGCGGCGCGCGTCCCTCGCACCCCGCACACCATCGAGGCCGCCGTCGCGCTCGTCCTGCGACCCAGGGAGTCGCTCGAGCTGCTCCTCATCAAGCGTGCCGAACACGAGTCGGATCCGTGGTCCGGCCACATTGCGCTCCCCGGCGGCCGCCGTCACCCCGAGGACGAGGATCTGCTCGCCACCGCCATGCGGGAGACCGCAGAGGAGACCGCCGTCCCCCTGGCGCGGATCGGCCGGCTGCTCGGAGCCCTGGATGAAGTCGAGCCCACCAACCCACGGCTGCCGCCCATCATCATCGCGCCGTTCGTCCTCGGCGTCGCGCCGGACACGACCGCCGTGCCCGACCCACGCGAGGTCGAGGCCGCGCTCTGGGTCCCCCTCGACGCGCTGCGCGACCCAGGAGCCGTCAGCGAGATCCTGATCGAGCTGGAAAGCGGCGAGCGCCGCGCCTTCCCATCGCTGCGCTACGGCGAACACGTGATCTGGGGGCTGACCCACCGGATCCTGACGCACTTCATGCGGATCGCGGAGGAGTGCGGGCTCTGA